The following are encoded in a window of Salmo trutta chromosome 9, fSalTru1.1, whole genome shotgun sequence genomic DNA:
- the LOC115199875 gene encoding ras-related protein Rab-27B, with the protein MTTDWDYDYLIKLLSLGDSGVGKTTFLYRYTDNKFNSKFTTTVGIDFREKRVTYLGTGSNGTTEKTFKVHLQLWDTAGQERFRSLTTAFFRDAMGFLLMFDLTNQQSFLNVRNWMSQLQANAYCDSPDIVLVGTKADLKDLRDVQGKQARDLADRYCVPYFETSSATGDEVDQAVTTLLNLVMRRMEQSTEGPVSEAANGSAVINKVAETSTSRKCAC; encoded by the exons ATGACGACTGATTGGGATTATGACTACCTGATCAAGCTCTTGTCGTTAGGGGACTCTGGAGTGGGGAAGACCACTTTCCTCTACAGGTACACCGACAACAAGTTCAACAGCAAGTTCACCACCACAGTGGGAATAGACTTCAGGGAAAAGAGAGTG ACGTATTTGGGGACAGGCTCTAATGGAACGACAGAGAAGACTTTTAAAGTGCACCTACAGCTCTGGGACACAGCAGGGCAGGAGAG GTTCAGAAGTCTCACTACAGCCTTCTTCAGAGACGCAATGGGCTTCCTTCTTATGTTTGATCTGACCAATCAGCAGAGTTTTCTGAATGTCAGGAACTGGATGA GTCAGCTACAGGCAAATGCCTATTGTGACAGTCCAGACATAGTCTTAGTTGGCACCAAAGCAGACCTCAAAGACCTGAGAGATGTACAAGGAAAACAAGCCAGGGACCTGGCGGACAGATATTG TGTCCCCTATTTTGAGACGAGTAGTGCCACAGGGGATGAGGTAGACCAGGCAGTGACCACTCTGCTGAACCTGGTGATGAGGCGCATGGAGCAGAGCACAGAGGGGCCTGTGTCAGAGGCTGCCAATGGGAGCGCAGTCATTAACAAAGTGGCTGAAACCTCCACCAGCAGGAAGTGTGCCTGTTAG
- the LOC115199874 gene encoding sia-alpha-2,3-Gal-beta-1,4-GlcNAc-R:alpha 2,8-sialyltransferase-like: MVRIANALGLVILMVALLILSLISYVSIRKDSIFSSTKNDNMGGPRIMFHAGFRSQFAMNFLDPSFIPLTNALNDELQGKPSKWKFNRTAFYQQRKEIFHYIDVANNFSLTKNGVRVGQLMHFDYSSHKYVFSISNNLKSLLPDASPIQNKHYNVCAVVGNSGILTGSHCGPEIDSSDFIFRCNFAPTDSYYKDVGRKTNLTTFNPSILERYYNNLLTIQDRNNFFLNLKKLEGAILWIPAFFLHTSATVTRTLVDFFVEHKGQLKIELAWPGNIMQDVNKYWKTKNLSPKRLSTGILMYTLASAMCEEIHLYGFWPFGWDPNTGKELPYHYYDKKGTKFTTKWQETHQLPSEFKLLYKMHGEGVTKLSLSHCS, from the exons ATGGTCCGCATCGCAAACGCACTGGGTCTGGTCATATTGATGGTTGCTCTTCTCATTTTATCCTTAATAAGTTATGTGTCCATTAGAAAGGACAGCATCTTCTCTTCCACAAAAAATGACAACATGGGAGGACCACGGATAATGTTCCACGCAGGATTTCG GTCACAGTTTGCCATGAATTTCCTGGACCCATCCTTCATCCCATTAACCAATGCTCTGAATGATGAGCTGCAAGGGAAACCCTCCAAATGGAAATTCAATAGGACAGCTTTTTATCAGCaaag GAAAGAGATCTTCCATTACATTGATGTGgccaacaacttctccctcaccAAGAATGGTGTGCGCGTCGGCCAGCTGATGCACTTTGACTACTCCAGTCACAAGTATGTCTTCTCTATAAGCAACAACCTGAAGTCACTGCTTCCTGATGCTTCGCCCATCCAGAACAAGCACTACAATGTGTGTGCCGTGGTGGGTAACAGTGGGATCCTGACTGGTAGTCATTGTGGGCCAGAGATCGATAGTTCCGACTTTATCTTCCGCTGCAACTTCGCCCCTACCGACTCCTACTACAAGGATGTGGGCCGGAAGACCAACCTCACCACCTTTAACCCCAGCATCCTGGAGAGGTACTACAACAACCTTTTGACCATCCAGGACCGCAACAACTTCTTCCTCAACCTGAAGAAGCTGGAGGGGGCCATTTTGTGGATCCCTGCATTTTTCCTCCACACCTCGGCCACCGTCACACGGACCCTGGTGGACTTCTTTGTTGAGCACAAGGGGCAGCTGAAAATCGAGCTGGCCTGGCCGGGAAACATCATGCAGGATGTCAACAA ATATTGGAAGACCAAGAACCTGTCCCCGAAGCGACTCAGCACTGGTATCCTCATGTACACTCTGGCATCGGCCATGTGTGAGGAGATCCATCTGTATGGCTTCTGGCCCTTCGGCTGGGATCCCAACACAGGCAAGGAGCTGCCCTACCACTACTATGACAAGAAAGGAACCAAGTTCACCACCAAGTGGCAGGAGACCCACCAGCTGCCCAGTGAGTTTAAGCTGCTTTACAAGATGCATGGAGAAGGTGTGACCAAGCTGAGCCTTTCACACTGTTCTTAG
- the LOC115199877 gene encoding cyclin-G2 isoform X2 yields the protein MVQKADWMQALQDLDNETCWLVKELKSYIAQEADFLPRETGLNIMESAAENHNGVSAKCRNAKVEDLWSLTSFFGFSTQTFVLAVNLLDRFLAIMKVQPKHLPCIGVSCLHIAAKMVEDECNISPTHELIRISQSKFTVSDLSRMEKIISGKLNLELKAVTALTFLHLYHAVIVSLTSERGEIPSIGRLEAQLKACLCQLIFSKAKPSVLALSVITQEFDALQSLAMLEIVQELKRHLKIVDSELLYWRGLVAKCMTEYSSSECNKPDNKKLVWIVSRRTAQNLHANHFSVPELPTIPEGSWGESESEDSCEDMSCEEDSLCGSPGSDAEGAFFPSEFCNQGRK from the exons ATGGTGCAAAAGGCAGACTG GATGCAGGCTCTTCAAGACCTTGACAATGAAACATGTTGGCTTGTCAAAGAGCTAAAGTCATACATTGCTCAAGAAGCAGACTTTTTACCAAGGGAAACTGGCCTCAATATAATGGAGTCTGCAGCAGAG AATCACAATGGAGTCTCTGCAAAATGCAGAAATGCCAAAGTTGAAGACCTGTGGAGCCTGACCAGTTTCTTTGGTTTCAGCACCCAGACATTTGTCCTAGCTGTCAATCTACTGGACAGGTTCTTAGCCATTATGAAG GTCCAACCTAAGCACCTGCCCTGCATTGGAGTCTCCTGTCTCCATATTGCTGCCAAAATGGTTGAGGACGAGTGCAACATCTCACCCACCCATGAACTCATCCGCATCAGCCAAAGCAAGTTCACTGTTTCTGACCTCAGCCGAATGGAGAAGATCATCTCTGGAAAACTCAACTTGGAGCTCAAAGCCGTCACAGCCTTAACCTTTTTACACTTATACCATGCTGTCATTGTATCACTTACATCAGAAAG GGGGGAGATCCCAAGCATTGGGAGACTGGAAGCCCAGCTAAAAGCCTGCTTATGCCAGCTTATTTTCTCTAAAGCAAAA ccaTCGGTGCTGGCACTGTCTGTCATTACTCAGGAATTTGATGCCCTCCAGTCTCTTGCCATGTTGGAAATTGTCCAAGAactcaaaagacacctaaag ATTGTTGACAGTGAGTTACTCTACTGGAGGGGACTCGTGGCCAAATGCATGACTGAGTACAGCTCAAGTGAATGTAACAAACCAGACAACAAAAAACTGGTGTGGATCGTGTCCAGACGAACCGCCCAAAATCTGCACGCGAATCACTTCAGTGTCCCTGAACTGCCGACTATTCCAGagggcagctggggtgaaagtgAGAG TGAGGATTCCTGTGAGGATATGAGCTGTGAAGAGGACAGCCTGTGCGGCTCTCCTGGCAGTGATGCAGAGGGAGCCTTCTTCCCCTCGGAGTTTTGCAACCAGGGCAGAAAATGA
- the LOC115199877 gene encoding cyclin-G2 isoform X1, which yields MCTNSSCSKRLARMQALQDLDNETCWLVKELKSYIAQEADFLPRETGLNIMESAAENHNGVSAKCRNAKVEDLWSLTSFFGFSTQTFVLAVNLLDRFLAIMKVQPKHLPCIGVSCLHIAAKMVEDECNISPTHELIRISQSKFTVSDLSRMEKIISGKLNLELKAVTALTFLHLYHAVIVSLTSERGEIPSIGRLEAQLKACLCQLIFSKAKPSVLALSVITQEFDALQSLAMLEIVQELKRHLKIVDSELLYWRGLVAKCMTEYSSSECNKPDNKKLVWIVSRRTAQNLHANHFSVPELPTIPEGSWGESESEDSCEDMSCEEDSLCGSPGSDAEGAFFPSEFCNQGRK from the exons ATGTGCACAAATTCGTCTTGTTCCAAGCGTTTGGCAAG GATGCAGGCTCTTCAAGACCTTGACAATGAAACATGTTGGCTTGTCAAAGAGCTAAAGTCATACATTGCTCAAGAAGCAGACTTTTTACCAAGGGAAACTGGCCTCAATATAATGGAGTCTGCAGCAGAG AATCACAATGGAGTCTCTGCAAAATGCAGAAATGCCAAAGTTGAAGACCTGTGGAGCCTGACCAGTTTCTTTGGTTTCAGCACCCAGACATTTGTCCTAGCTGTCAATCTACTGGACAGGTTCTTAGCCATTATGAAG GTCCAACCTAAGCACCTGCCCTGCATTGGAGTCTCCTGTCTCCATATTGCTGCCAAAATGGTTGAGGACGAGTGCAACATCTCACCCACCCATGAACTCATCCGCATCAGCCAAAGCAAGTTCACTGTTTCTGACCTCAGCCGAATGGAGAAGATCATCTCTGGAAAACTCAACTTGGAGCTCAAAGCCGTCACAGCCTTAACCTTTTTACACTTATACCATGCTGTCATTGTATCACTTACATCAGAAAG GGGGGAGATCCCAAGCATTGGGAGACTGGAAGCCCAGCTAAAAGCCTGCTTATGCCAGCTTATTTTCTCTAAAGCAAAA ccaTCGGTGCTGGCACTGTCTGTCATTACTCAGGAATTTGATGCCCTCCAGTCTCTTGCCATGTTGGAAATTGTCCAAGAactcaaaagacacctaaag ATTGTTGACAGTGAGTTACTCTACTGGAGGGGACTCGTGGCCAAATGCATGACTGAGTACAGCTCAAGTGAATGTAACAAACCAGACAACAAAAAACTGGTGTGGATCGTGTCCAGACGAACCGCCCAAAATCTGCACGCGAATCACTTCAGTGTCCCTGAACTGCCGACTATTCCAGagggcagctggggtgaaagtgAGAG TGAGGATTCCTGTGAGGATATGAGCTGTGAAGAGGACAGCCTGTGCGGCTCTCCTGGCAGTGATGCAGAGGGAGCCTTCTTCCCCTCGGAGTTTTGCAACCAGGGCAGAAAATGA